In Primulina eburnea isolate SZY01 chromosome 3, ASM2296580v1, whole genome shotgun sequence, one DNA window encodes the following:
- the LOC140827164 gene encoding uncharacterized protein, whose translation MSPYEELYGRKCRLPIHWDEVGERGEFGTDLIKQTTEIVVKIRDKMKTAQSRYKSYADNHQRELEFAVGDHIFVKLASLKGVMRFGKKGKLSPRLIGSFEILERIGTLSYRKALPPMLAGVHNLFHISMMHTHGRNLERKLYVLCIRVSASRKPCVWLDQGLTRAQARCG comes from the coding sequence ATGTCTCCTTACGAGGAACTATATGGGAGGAAGTGTAGATTACCCatacattgggacgaggttggtgaaagaGGAGAATTTGGTACAGACTTAATCAAACAAACAACAGAGATAGTAGTCAAAATCCGAGATaagatgaagactgcacaaagccgatATAAAAGCTATGCCGATAATCATCAAAGAGAGTTGGAGTTTGCAGTGGGGGACCACATATTTGTGAAACTAGCATCcttgaagggtgttatgagatttggtaagaaagGCAAGTTAAGTCCGAGGTTAATAGGGtcgtttgagattttggagaggattggaACACTATCATATAGAAAGGCGTTGCCACCGATGCTAGCCGGAGTACATAATCTGTTTCACATCTCGATGATGCACACGCATGGGAGAAATCTTGAACGAAAATTGTATGTTTTGTGCATTAGGGTCTCGGCTAGTAGGAAGCCCTGTGTGTGGCTCGACCAGGGCTTGACCAGGGCTCAGGCTAGATGTGGTTAG